Proteins from a genomic interval of Lacticaseibacillus pabuli:
- a CDS encoding acylphosphatase — translation MNEVAYQIRVTGLVQGVGFRWTTKMLADQLHIRGTVANKADGSVEIFALGSEYEMNRFRKGIKDSPTPAGRVSVYEDHQLDPLPTYDGFNVVG, via the coding sequence TTGAATGAGGTCGCATACCAAATTCGCGTTACCGGTCTAGTTCAGGGGGTTGGTTTCCGCTGGACGACCAAAATGCTTGCCGACCAATTGCACATCCGCGGCACCGTTGCGAACAAGGCAGATGGTTCCGTCGAAATCTTTGCGCTTGGTAGTGAGTATGAAATGAATCGTTTCCGCAAGGGCATCAAAGACAGCCCCACCCCTGCTGGGCGTGTCTCCGTTTACGAGGACCATCAGCTCGACCCCCTGCCAACATATGACG
- a CDS encoding TrmH family RNA methyltransferase, with amino-acid sequence METITSPKNDHIKLAKKLTVKKNQKDYDRYLLEGPHEVRDALAAGVQPDRLYVTSKYTQDKDFRPYYNRTTEITSEVAAHLSSTSTTQGVFAVLPLPHTKLPDPLHGSFLLLDGIQDPGNVGTMVRTADAAGVQTVVLGKQTADAFSPKVLRAMQGSQFHVNVVSEDLVKLVPKLQRAGVPVYGTELNDQAKPYASIAKTDNFALIMGNEGNGMRPELLARTDVNIYIPMRGNAESLNVGVATGVVLFHIMG; translated from the coding sequence ATGGAGACTATTACATCACCTAAGAATGACCATATTAAGTTAGCCAAGAAGCTGACCGTTAAGAAAAATCAGAAGGACTACGACCGTTACCTGCTCGAAGGCCCACACGAAGTTCGTGACGCCCTCGCTGCCGGCGTACAGCCTGATCGTTTGTACGTAACCAGCAAGTACACGCAGGATAAGGATTTCCGGCCATACTACAACCGGACAACGGAGATTACCTCTGAGGTTGCCGCACATCTGAGCAGCACCAGCACGACGCAGGGTGTCTTTGCCGTATTGCCATTGCCACACACTAAGTTGCCGGACCCTTTGCACGGGAGCTTCTTGCTTCTGGATGGGATTCAGGATCCTGGTAACGTCGGCACGATGGTCCGGACGGCTGACGCTGCTGGTGTCCAGACTGTTGTGCTTGGTAAGCAAACCGCCGATGCCTTCTCACCCAAAGTTTTGCGTGCCATGCAGGGGAGTCAGTTCCACGTTAACGTGGTGTCTGAGGACTTGGTTAAGCTGGTACCAAAGCTGCAACGTGCCGGCGTGCCAGTTTACGGGACAGAACTGAACGATCAGGCGAAGCCTTACGCCTCAATCGCCAAGACCGATAACTTCGCACTCATTATGGGTAACGAAGGGAATGGAATGCGCCCTGAACTGCTCGCACGGACGGATGTTAACATCTACATTCCAATGCGTGGTAACGCGGAATCCCTGAACGTCGGGGTTGCCACGGGGGTTGTCTTGTTCCACATCATGGGCTAG
- a CDS encoding HD domain-containing protein: MEKYRDWQHDDDYLALVGDLLAKPEVQRLADFTQHYYSNRLEHSIRVSYTSYLIAKKLHLDVRSTARAGLLHDLFYYDWRTTKFNLGTHAYVHPRIALHNAEHLTQLNDKERDIIIKHMWGATLALPKYAESFIVSLVDDYAATAEVAHPWRRQLVAKFAHVNIDENDLK, encoded by the coding sequence ATGGAGAAATATCGTGATTGGCAACATGACGATGATTACCTGGCGTTAGTCGGGGATTTGCTCGCTAAGCCTGAAGTACAGCGATTGGCTGATTTTACGCAGCATTACTATTCTAACCGCTTGGAGCACTCGATCCGGGTCTCCTATACTAGCTACTTAATTGCGAAGAAATTGCACCTGGACGTCCGGAGCACAGCTCGGGCCGGCCTGCTGCATGACCTTTTCTATTACGACTGGCGCACTACCAAGTTCAACCTGGGGACACACGCCTACGTGCACCCACGCATTGCCCTGCATAATGCGGAGCACTTGACGCAGTTGAACGACAAGGAACGCGATATCATCATTAAGCACATGTGGGGTGCCACTTTGGCATTACCTAAGTATGCAGAGAGCTTCATTGTCTCTCTGGTTGATGATTATGCCGCAACGGCTGAAGTCGCCCACCCATGGCGCCGGCAATTGGTCGCAAAATTCGCTCATGTTAATATTGACGAAAATGATTTGAAATAG
- a CDS encoding winged helix-turn-helix transcriptional regulator, protein MQVTTTSAPCTNQKAKTICPHFSKAFMILGKKWNGLILDVLLDGPARFKDIAAAVTKCSDRVLVERLKELEADGLVQRVTHTDSALIEYQLTAKGAGLSDVLTAAHAWGDEWLTDEECVD, encoded by the coding sequence ATGCAAGTCACAACTACAAGCGCACCGTGTACCAATCAGAAGGCAAAGACGATTTGCCCACACTTCTCCAAGGCGTTCATGATTCTTGGTAAGAAGTGGAACGGTCTGATCCTCGACGTTCTGCTTGATGGTCCAGCTCGCTTTAAGGATATTGCAGCGGCTGTGACGAAGTGTTCTGACCGTGTTCTGGTCGAACGTCTGAAGGAACTTGAGGCAGATGGCCTCGTTCAGCGCGTGACCCACACGGACTCCGCATTGATTGAATACCAGCTGACCGCAAAGGGTGCTGGCTTGTCCGATGTGCTCACCGCAGCTCATGCGTGGGGTGATGAATGGCTCACGGACGAAGAATGTGTTGACTAG
- the pheS gene encoding phenylalanine--tRNA ligase subunit alpha, whose amino-acid sequence MEQQDKLKKLLGENQLKIKGIDSLDDLDKVRVNLLGKKGPITEVLRGMRNLDATERPKVGAFANRVRDELQAAIEERRNTLRQENINRKLANDTVDVTLPGTPVRQGTPHILQQVIDNLSELFLGMGYQVVDSFEVEEDHYNFEMLNIPADHPARDMQDTFYLTKELLMRTQTSAAQARTLERHDFSKGPLKMICPGRVYRRDTDDATHSHQFHQMEGLVIDKNITMGDLKGTLLKMAQHVLGADRKIRLRPSYFPFTEPSVEVDVSCFKCGGKGCAVCKYSGWIEVLGAGMVHPNVLTAAGVDPEVYGGFAFGIGPDRLAMLKYGVDDIRAFYTDDVRFLEQFSTEG is encoded by the coding sequence ATGGAACAACAGGATAAGCTTAAGAAATTGCTGGGCGAGAACCAGCTTAAAATCAAGGGGATTGATAGCCTTGACGATCTCGATAAAGTTCGTGTGAACCTGCTTGGTAAGAAGGGGCCCATCACCGAGGTACTCCGCGGGATGCGTAACCTTGATGCGACTGAACGGCCAAAAGTGGGGGCATTTGCCAACCGCGTGCGTGATGAACTGCAAGCGGCAATCGAAGAACGGCGCAATACCCTGCGTCAGGAAAACATCAACCGCAAGTTAGCTAACGACACGGTTGATGTCACCCTTCCCGGGACGCCTGTTCGTCAGGGGACCCCGCATATCTTGCAGCAGGTCATCGATAACCTGTCCGAGCTGTTCCTGGGCATGGGTTACCAGGTTGTCGACAGTTTCGAAGTGGAAGAGGACCATTACAACTTCGAAATGCTGAACATCCCCGCAGATCACCCCGCACGCGACATGCAGGATACCTTCTATTTGACGAAGGAACTGCTGATGCGGACCCAAACTTCTGCTGCCCAGGCGCGTACGCTCGAGCGTCATGACTTCAGCAAGGGCCCACTCAAGATGATTTGCCCAGGCCGGGTTTACCGTCGCGATACTGACGATGCGACCCACAGCCACCAGTTCCACCAGATGGAAGGGCTCGTCATTGATAAGAACATTACGATGGGCGACTTGAAGGGGACACTCCTCAAGATGGCCCAACACGTTCTGGGTGCTGACCGCAAGATTCGTCTGCGTCCTTCATACTTCCCGTTCACGGAGCCAAGTGTTGAAGTCGATGTCTCTTGCTTCAAGTGCGGCGGCAAGGGTTGTGCCGTCTGCAAGTACAGCGGCTGGATCGAAGTGCTCGGTGCCGGTATGGTGCACCCGAACGTGCTGACAGCGGCTGGCGTTGACCCAGAAGTTTACGGCGGCTTCGCATTCGGGATTGGACCAGACCGTCTCGCAATGCTCAAGTATGGTGTTGACGACATCCGCGCATTCTATACGGATGACGTTCGCTTCCTCGAACAATTCTCAACGGAGGGCTAA
- the pheT gene encoding phenylalanine--tRNA ligase subunit beta, producing the protein MDVSYEWLKELVDVPVSPKELGEKVSVTGIEVPSVTYRGAGMKNLVIGHVLSTKPHPDSDHLVICQVDVGEDEPRQIICGAPNVAAGQTVIAALPGARIGDNNKIKRGKIRGEVSDGMLCALQEIGFPDTLAPNKYSDGIYVFQDAIKPGTDALEVLGMKDAILDFDITPNRADVLGMRGVAWEVGATYGNKPHFSEPKLVEEGPDVNTFLTSKVEDEKDTMSYNLRVVTNVKVGESPLWMQKRLWNAGVKPHNNIVDITNYIMLYYGQPMHAYDYDKLTSKEIDVRRAQAGEKVTTLDGSELELVNSDIVITDGKKPVGLAGVMGGLDSEISADTTTVVFEAAMFNHADIRKTAQRYNLHSAASTRFERGIDKASIVPALNAAAAMATDLAGATVAKGVISAATVDSSDVVVKASLARINKILGTEIGAAEVADIFDRLGFGVETAADGDDTIYTVSVPARRWDISIVPDLVEEVARLYGYDKLPSTLPTTTETIGLRTPVQERIRRTRHQLEGMGLSQAMTYALRKEGDDKYFALENSMLTTLAWPMSSDHQFLRENLVSGLLDAVSYNVARGNNDIFLYEQARVFIRQNDEQRPAEHEYLSGVLTGNMQPASWNHSAKPVDFFMVKGIVEKVLDDYNTTGKITYSASELDDGMHPGQSASIYLDGERIGLLGRLHPAFEAEQKLPETYIFEINLEPLLAATTNEVIAVPAAKFPSISRDIALLVDQDVTSQQIIDVIRANGGKYLEDVHVFDLYSGPRLPNNAKSLAYSLTYLNRESTLTDDVVEKAFGKVKDALKEELHAVIR; encoded by the coding sequence ATGGATGTTTCATATGAATGGTTAAAAGAACTCGTCGACGTGCCAGTTAGCCCCAAGGAATTGGGCGAAAAGGTATCCGTCACCGGGATTGAAGTCCCAAGTGTGACCTACCGCGGTGCTGGGATGAAGAACTTGGTCATCGGCCACGTGCTGAGCACCAAGCCACACCCAGACAGTGATCACCTGGTTATCTGCCAGGTCGACGTTGGAGAGGATGAACCTCGTCAGATTATCTGTGGCGCGCCAAACGTGGCTGCCGGCCAGACCGTCATTGCGGCTTTGCCTGGTGCACGCATCGGCGACAACAACAAGATTAAGCGCGGCAAGATTCGCGGCGAAGTCAGTGACGGGATGCTCTGTGCACTCCAGGAAATTGGCTTCCCCGACACCTTGGCACCTAACAAGTACAGTGACGGCATTTACGTTTTCCAAGATGCGATTAAGCCAGGCACCGATGCCCTTGAAGTTTTAGGGATGAAGGACGCCATTCTTGACTTTGATATCACCCCTAACCGTGCTGATGTGCTCGGGATGCGCGGTGTGGCTTGGGAAGTTGGCGCAACATACGGCAACAAGCCACACTTCAGCGAGCCCAAGCTGGTTGAAGAGGGCCCTGACGTTAACACGTTCCTGACCTCCAAGGTTGAAGACGAAAAAGACACCATGAGCTACAACTTGCGCGTGGTGACCAACGTCAAGGTCGGCGAGAGCCCACTTTGGATGCAGAAACGGCTCTGGAATGCGGGCGTTAAGCCACACAACAACATCGTGGATATCACCAATTACATCATGTTGTACTACGGGCAGCCAATGCACGCGTACGACTATGACAAGCTAACCAGCAAGGAAATCGACGTTCGCCGTGCCCAGGCAGGTGAGAAGGTCACAACCTTGGATGGCAGCGAGCTGGAGCTGGTCAACTCTGACATTGTCATCACAGACGGCAAGAAGCCAGTTGGTTTAGCCGGTGTGATGGGCGGTTTGGACAGTGAAATCAGCGCGGACACCACGACAGTCGTCTTTGAAGCCGCCATGTTCAACCACGCGGATATTCGCAAGACCGCTCAGCGTTACAACCTGCACAGTGCCGCATCAACTCGTTTCGAACGCGGGATTGATAAGGCCAGCATCGTGCCTGCCTTGAACGCCGCAGCTGCAATGGCCACCGATCTGGCTGGTGCTACGGTTGCCAAGGGCGTCATCAGTGCGGCAACCGTAGATTCTTCAGACGTTGTGGTTAAGGCTTCCTTGGCCCGCATCAACAAGATTCTCGGGACCGAAATTGGCGCCGCAGAAGTGGCCGACATCTTCGATCGTCTCGGCTTCGGCGTTGAAACTGCCGCTGACGGGGATGACACGATCTACACAGTCAGTGTTCCGGCTCGCCGCTGGGACATCAGCATTGTGCCTGACCTTGTAGAAGAAGTTGCGCGTTTGTACGGTTATGACAAGTTGCCTAGCACCTTGCCAACCACAACCGAGACAATCGGCTTGCGGACACCCGTTCAGGAACGTATCCGCCGCACGCGGCACCAGCTGGAAGGTATGGGCTTGTCCCAGGCCATGACCTACGCGCTGCGCAAGGAAGGCGACGACAAGTACTTCGCCCTTGAAAACAGCATGCTGACAACACTCGCATGGCCAATGTCGAGTGATCACCAGTTCCTGCGAGAAAACCTGGTTTCTGGTTTGCTTGACGCCGTTTCATACAACGTGGCACGTGGCAACAATGACATCTTCTTGTACGAACAGGCGCGCGTCTTCATTCGTCAAAACGATGAACAGCGTCCTGCTGAACACGAGTACCTGTCTGGTGTGCTGACGGGCAACATGCAGCCGGCTAGCTGGAATCACAGCGCCAAACCCGTGGACTTCTTCATGGTGAAGGGGATTGTCGAGAAGGTGCTCGACGATTACAACACCACTGGCAAGATTACCTACTCTGCTAGTGAGCTCGACGACGGCATGCACCCAGGCCAAAGCGCGTCCATTTACTTGGATGGCGAACGCATCGGCTTGCTCGGCCGCTTGCACCCCGCATTTGAGGCTGAACAAAAATTACCTGAAACTTATATCTTTGAAATCAACCTCGAGCCACTGCTCGCTGCGACGACAAACGAGGTCATCGCGGTTCCTGCAGCGAAGTTCCCAAGCATCAGCCGCGACATCGCCTTGCTGGTTGATCAGGACGTGACGAGTCAGCAAATCATTGACGTCATCCGCGCCAATGGTGGGAAGTACCTGGAAGACGTGCATGTCTTTGATCTGTACTCGGGTCCACGTCTGCCAAACAATGCCAAGAGTTTGGCTTACAGTTTGACCTACTTGAACCGTGAAAGCACCCTGACTGATGATGTCGTTGAGAAGGCATTTGGTAAGGTCAAGGATGCACTGAAGGAAGAACTCCATGCTGTTATCCGCTAA
- the mltG gene encoding endolytic transglycosylase MltG has product MADNNKGADDQNKRQLRATQDAVVHRIVYWVVGIVVALLVVVGFMGIRYVHSSFNAVDPKSSATINVKIPIGSTTKDIAALLAEKKVIKSAMVFDYYVKSKNYTNFQAGDYALKQSMTLRDVIASLRTDDGSVAKPVAHVLVREGVTAETIANSMKKYTKKDPNLTKKSFMRVMKDKKFFKRMQAKYPQLLASAAKAKHVRYQLEGYLFPATYDVTKNMTAEKLVETMVAKTDTVMTPLMSTMKQKQLSVQEVLTLASLVEREGVTNDSRKKIAGVFFNRIDAKMPLQSDLTVMYAMNTHKKHLTNKDTSFKSPYNLYIHAGFGPGPFNQPSAESIQAVLNPSDRQMGYLYFVANMKTGKILFARTLDGQNANIAAIGSDNN; this is encoded by the coding sequence GTGGCAGATAATAACAAAGGCGCAGATGATCAAAACAAGCGTCAACTTCGCGCGACGCAGGACGCCGTTGTCCACCGTATTGTGTACTGGGTGGTCGGCATCGTGGTTGCACTTTTGGTCGTCGTAGGCTTCATGGGCATTCGCTACGTCCACTCATCTTTTAACGCGGTCGATCCAAAATCGTCCGCAACGATTAACGTCAAAATCCCAATCGGCTCGACGACCAAGGACATCGCTGCACTTCTAGCGGAGAAAAAGGTCATCAAGAGTGCGATGGTATTTGACTACTACGTTAAGTCCAAAAACTACACGAACTTCCAAGCCGGTGACTACGCGCTGAAGCAATCCATGACCTTGCGTGATGTGATTGCCTCACTGCGGACGGATGATGGCTCGGTTGCCAAACCAGTTGCGCACGTCCTCGTGCGTGAAGGGGTAACTGCCGAGACAATTGCCAATTCGATGAAGAAGTACACTAAGAAGGATCCTAACCTGACCAAGAAGAGTTTCATGCGCGTCATGAAGGACAAGAAATTCTTCAAACGGATGCAGGCGAAGTACCCACAGTTGCTGGCTTCTGCAGCAAAGGCAAAGCACGTTCGCTACCAGCTCGAGGGCTACCTGTTCCCAGCCACCTATGATGTGACAAAGAACATGACGGCTGAAAAGCTCGTTGAGACGATGGTCGCGAAGACCGATACGGTGATGACGCCGCTCATGAGTACCATGAAGCAGAAGCAACTTTCCGTCCAGGAAGTGCTGACACTGGCTTCCTTGGTTGAACGTGAAGGGGTCACCAACGACAGTCGTAAAAAGATTGCCGGTGTCTTCTTCAACCGAATCGACGCGAAGATGCCATTGCAGTCTGACCTGACCGTCATGTACGCGATGAACACGCACAAGAAACACCTGACGAACAAGGATACGAGCTTCAAGTCTCCTTACAACCTCTACATCCACGCTGGCTTCGGGCCCGGTCCGTTCAACCAGCCGAGTGCTGAGTCGATTCAAGCCGTTCTGAATCCATCTGACCGTCAAATGGGCTACCTGTACTTTGTAGCCAATATGAAGACGGGTAAGATTCTCTTCGCCCGGACCTTGGATGGCCAGAACGCGAATATCGCGGCAATTGGCTCTGACAATAATTAG
- the udk gene encoding uridine kinase, which produces MKQQKPIVIGITGGSASGKTSVAHEIFKEFSESSSVLMLQQDSFYKASDLPFEQRKLINYDHPLAFDTPLLVADLKHLLAREPIDKPVYDYKIHNRSKETIHVEPRDVIILEGILILADEELRKLMDIKIFVDTDDDIRLMRRIRRDMVERGRSLDNIMDQYMETVKPMYHEFIEPTKRYADLIIPEGGENHVAIDLLVTKIKSILAERGLA; this is translated from the coding sequence TTGAAACAGCAAAAACCAATCGTCATTGGTATTACTGGGGGTTCCGCCTCTGGGAAGACCAGTGTTGCACACGAGATTTTTAAGGAGTTTTCCGAAAGCAGCTCAGTGCTTATGCTGCAACAGGATTCGTTCTATAAGGCAAGCGACTTGCCGTTTGAACAACGCAAGCTCATTAACTACGATCACCCGCTGGCATTTGATACACCCTTGTTAGTGGCTGACCTCAAACATTTGCTCGCGCGTGAACCCATCGACAAACCCGTGTATGACTACAAGATTCATAACCGCAGCAAGGAAACGATTCACGTTGAACCACGGGACGTTATCATCCTTGAGGGCATTCTGATTCTGGCCGACGAGGAATTGCGCAAGCTGATGGATATCAAGATTTTCGTCGATACGGACGATGATATCCGTTTGATGCGGCGCATTCGTCGTGATATGGTCGAACGGGGCCGTTCGCTGGACAACATCATGGATCAGTACATGGAGACTGTGAAACCGATGTATCACGAGTTCATTGAACCAACCAAGCGTTACGCTGACTTGATTATCCCTGAAGGTGGGGAGAACCACGTCGCAATCGATCTCTTGGTGACCAAAATAAAATCAATTTTAGCCGAGCGAGGCCTCGCTTAG
- the greA gene encoding transcription elongation factor GreA codes for MAEDKTYPMTEDGKKKLEEELENLKTVKRPEVINRIKVARGFGDLSENSEYTSAKDEQAQLETRIITVQQMLRYAQIIDNDDVDPDEVAVGKTVSFVEDGDDEEESYTIVGEAEADPMNGKISNESPIAVGLVGKRKGETVHIQTPGGEMVVKITSVK; via the coding sequence ATGGCAGAAGATAAGACATACCCAATGACCGAGGATGGCAAGAAAAAGCTCGAGGAAGAACTCGAAAACCTCAAGACGGTCAAGCGGCCAGAAGTAATCAACCGAATCAAGGTGGCACGAGGTTTCGGGGACTTGTCCGAAAACTCCGAGTACACCAGTGCGAAGGACGAACAGGCACAGCTGGAAACACGGATTATCACCGTGCAACAGATGCTACGTTACGCGCAGATCATTGACAATGACGACGTTGATCCTGACGAAGTTGCTGTTGGTAAAACTGTCTCATTCGTTGAAGACGGCGATGATGAAGAAGAATCTTACACCATCGTTGGGGAAGCTGAAGCTGACCCAATGAACGGCAAGATTAGCAATGAGAGTCCAATCGCGGTTGGCTTGGTGGGTAAGCGCAAGGGTGAAACCGTGCACATCCAAACCCCAGGTGGCGAGATGGTCGTCAAGATTACTAGCGTGAAGTAA
- the liaF gene encoding cell wall-active antibiotics response protein LiaF has protein sequence MSTRVRFFLFIESILAIYLAYQVISNPATLVFSILGVLALLWASSMKNKAFFRTAVAIFGIIALVVSVFINPTVWWMILIAVIALFVTGNKTLSTNGLVPWFRKQFVSVRSTADDGERTNRTRPWFGDYAIGQSVFEWDDVNITVLTGDTIIDLGNTILPKRDNVVIVRKGFGKTRLLVPIGIGVEINHSALVGKVDFADHHADLRNESIRLYSDDFDTAPRRIRIFTSALIGDLEVVPV, from the coding sequence ATGTCAACACGTGTGCGCTTTTTCTTGTTTATTGAGTCAATATTAGCGATTTATTTGGCTTACCAAGTCATTAGCAATCCGGCAACCCTGGTGTTCAGTATTCTCGGGGTACTCGCCTTGCTGTGGGCTAGCAGCATGAAAAACAAGGCCTTTTTCCGCACAGCCGTTGCCATCTTCGGCATCATCGCGCTGGTTGTCTCGGTCTTCATTAACCCGACAGTCTGGTGGATGATCTTGATTGCGGTGATTGCCCTGTTTGTGACGGGCAATAAGACGCTGTCAACCAACGGCCTCGTGCCGTGGTTCCGCAAGCAATTTGTGAGTGTCCGTAGCACAGCCGACGACGGCGAGCGGACTAACCGCACGCGGCCCTGGTTTGGGGATTATGCAATTGGCCAATCCGTGTTCGAATGGGATGACGTCAACATCACCGTTTTGACGGGTGATACCATTATCGATTTGGGGAACACAATCTTGCCAAAGCGGGATAATGTGGTCATCGTCCGTAAAGGCTTTGGTAAGACCCGACTCCTCGTTCCAATCGGTATCGGGGTGGAAATTAACCATTCGGCTTTGGTGGGCAAAGTTGACTTTGCTGATCATCACGCGGATTTACGCAACGAATCGATTCGGCTCTATAGCGATGACTTTGACACAGCGCCGCGGCGCATCCGCATCTTCACTTCGGCACTCATCGGTGATTTGGAGGTGGTGCCAGTATGA
- a CDS encoding sensor histidine kinase has translation MRKRTYFGAFSTIALLTLAFEFFIFWIVEGHDHPGQLTSDLGNNYYGMPIFVYAIFGAVVVGVVAIMISYTLVHSSQRQMSSRLSVLVGNQLNDKQAFADEATVATLGQENAVLLESVRQKVLRLQQEIARYSAQPVMVGGESKESILIEERHRIARELHDSVSQQLFAAMMMLSALRTTITKNDPEASQKQVHTIERVINSAQSEMRALLLHLRPTSLAGRSLKKGIIGLLKELQTKINIRITWQLSDVELPAAVEDNLFRIVQELLSNTLRHANAEELEVYLATAAQTVILRVVDDGVGFDTTKQVAAGSYGLQNIKERATAIGGTANVISFPNQGTTVEIRVPITKEETHDDKSTNS, from the coding sequence ATGAGGAAGCGAACTTATTTTGGTGCGTTTAGTACCATCGCCTTATTGACGCTCGCGTTTGAGTTCTTTATTTTCTGGATTGTTGAAGGCCACGACCATCCTGGCCAGTTGACCTCTGATCTAGGCAACAACTATTACGGCATGCCCATTTTTGTCTACGCCATTTTCGGTGCGGTCGTCGTGGGCGTGGTCGCCATCATGATCTCTTACACGCTCGTGCACAGCTCCCAGCGGCAGATGTCGAGTCGGCTGTCCGTCCTCGTCGGTAATCAGCTGAACGATAAGCAGGCGTTTGCGGACGAAGCAACCGTGGCGACGCTGGGTCAAGAAAACGCGGTGCTCCTGGAGTCGGTCCGGCAGAAAGTGCTACGCCTGCAGCAGGAGATTGCCCGTTATAGCGCACAGCCCGTGATGGTTGGCGGTGAATCCAAGGAAAGCATCCTGATTGAGGAGCGCCACCGGATTGCCAGAGAACTGCACGATTCTGTATCACAGCAGCTCTTTGCGGCCATGATGATGCTCTCGGCGCTCCGCACGACAATCACCAAGAATGACCCCGAGGCATCGCAGAAACAGGTGCACACGATTGAACGCGTGATTAATAGCGCACAGTCCGAAATGCGGGCGTTGCTACTGCACTTGCGGCCAACGAGTCTGGCGGGCCGCTCCCTGAAGAAGGGGATTATTGGCCTGCTAAAGGAATTGCAAACGAAGATTAATATCCGCATCACCTGGCAACTGAGTGATGTTGAATTACCCGCTGCCGTGGAGGATAATCTGTTCCGAATCGTGCAAGAACTGTTAAGCAATACATTGCGGCATGCAAATGCTGAGGAATTGGAAGTCTATCTCGCAACGGCGGCGCAAACCGTCATTTTGCGTGTTGTTGACGACGGGGTTGGTTTTGACACGACCAAGCAGGTTGCCGCCGGAAGTTACGGTTTGCAAAACATCAAGGAACGGGCCACTGCTATTGGTGGAACGGCGAATGTGATTAGCTTCCCTAACCAGGGAACGACGGTTGAGATCCGGGTGCCAATTACGAAGGAGGAAACTCACGATGATAAAAGTACTAATAGTTGA
- a CDS encoding response regulator transcription factor, with product MIKVLIVDDHEMVRLGISSYLGVQDDIEVIGEADDGQQGYDKALALHPDVVLMDLVMPVMNGVDATKKILRDWPAAKVIILTSFIDDELVYPAIEAGAASYILKTSTAEEIADAIRQTARGQAVMEQEVSDKLKNRDKNESDIALYDDLTSREREVLKLIAQGKSNQEIADELFITLKTVKTHVSNILAKLEVDDRTKAAIYAFKHGIVKPSGGDDLDGHTAAL from the coding sequence ATGATAAAAGTACTAATAGTTGATGATCACGAAATGGTGCGGTTGGGCATTTCCTCGTACCTTGGCGTCCAGGACGACATCGAAGTGATTGGGGAAGCCGACGACGGCCAGCAGGGGTACGACAAGGCCTTGGCGTTGCATCCAGATGTGGTGCTCATGGATTTGGTCATGCCCGTGATGAACGGCGTGGACGCCACCAAGAAAATCTTGCGGGATTGGCCAGCTGCGAAGGTAATCATTCTCACCAGCTTTATTGATGATGAGTTGGTTTACCCTGCGATTGAGGCCGGGGCCGCCAGCTACATCCTCAAGACCAGTACCGCTGAAGAAATTGCCGATGCCATTCGCCAGACGGCCCGCGGGCAAGCCGTGATGGAGCAAGAGGTCTCAGACAAGCTGAAGAATCGCGACAAAAATGAATCTGACATTGCACTTTATGATGATTTAACTAGTCGTGAACGCGAGGTCCTGAAGCTCATTGCGCAAGGCAAGAGTAATCAGGAGATTGCCGATGAGCTGTTTATCACGCTCAAAACGGTGAAAACCCACGTCTCCAACATCTTGGCCAAACTGGAAGTCGATGACCGCACCAAGGCTGCGATTTACGCCTTCAAGCACGGCATTGTTAAACCGAGCGGCGGGGATGACCTGGACGGCCATACCGCTGCACTTTAA